One part of the Magnetococcales bacterium genome encodes these proteins:
- the hslV gene encoding ATP-dependent protease subunit HslV encodes MFKGTTILSVRRGDHVVMGGDGQVTLGNTVVKANARKVRSVHDGKVLAGFAGATADAFTLFDRFESKLSKHGGILIRAAVELAKDWRTDRILRRLEAMLAVADRTTSLLISGTGDVLEPEDGLIAIGSGGQYALAAARALLAHTDLPARQITEQALLITADICIYTNRNLTIEEL; translated from the coding sequence ATGTTTAAAGGCACCACCATTCTTTCGGTCCGACGCGGCGACCATGTGGTCATGGGGGGTGATGGCCAGGTGACCCTGGGCAACACGGTGGTCAAAGCCAATGCCCGCAAGGTGCGCTCGGTCCATGATGGCAAGGTTTTGGCCGGGTTTGCCGGGGCGACCGCCGATGCCTTCACCCTTTTTGACCGTTTCGAAAGCAAGCTGTCCAAACATGGCGGCATTCTGATCCGGGCCGCCGTGGAGCTGGCCAAGGATTGGCGAACAGATCGGATTTTGCGCCGCCTGGAGGCCATGCTGGCCGTGGCTGACCGCACCACCAGCTTGCTGATCTCCGGCACCGGAGACGTATTGGAACCCGAAGATGGTCTCATCGCCATCGGCTCCGGGGGACAGTATGCCCTTGCCGCCGCCCGTGCCCTGCTGGCCCATACCGATCTGCCGGCACGTCAGATCACCGAGCAGGCCTTGCTGATCACCGCTGACATCTGCATCTACACCAACCGCAACCTGACCATCGAAGAGTTGTAA
- a CDS encoding arginyltransferase, whose product MNTSRPPGDPQTRLNLFLTPSHVCGYLPGEHSSTLFVDPATVMHPALYEQLLERGFRRSGQHVYRPFCASCQACVPVRIPVNLFQASRNLRRVWQRNADLQTHDMVPVYHPEYFHLYSRYLTHRHQGGPMDNPQPETFLDFLASSWSHTHFYEFRLRGCLVMVAVVDEQPNSLSATYTFFDPELATRSLGTYAILWEVERARQQGKGYLYLGYWIANCRKMLYKSRFRPMEAFDDSVWKELVEPSLHSQPPDIPLSR is encoded by the coding sequence ATGAACACATCTCGACCCCCTGGTGATCCGCAAACCCGCCTCAACCTGTTTTTGACGCCATCCCACGTTTGTGGATATTTGCCCGGTGAACACTCCTCGACCCTGTTTGTCGATCCGGCCACGGTCATGCATCCGGCGCTCTACGAGCAGCTTCTGGAACGGGGATTTCGCCGCAGTGGGCAACACGTCTACCGGCCTTTTTGCGCGTCGTGCCAGGCTTGTGTTCCCGTTCGCATCCCGGTGAATCTGTTCCAGGCGAGTCGCAATCTGCGCCGGGTATGGCAGCGCAACGCCGATTTGCAGACACATGACATGGTTCCGGTTTATCACCCGGAATATTTTCACCTTTACAGCCGCTATCTGACGCATCGCCATCAGGGCGGTCCCATGGACAATCCCCAGCCCGAGACTTTTCTGGATTTTCTTGCCAGCTCCTGGTCGCACACCCACTTTTACGAATTCCGTCTGCGCGGCTGTCTGGTCATGGTCGCCGTGGTGGATGAACAGCCCAACAGCCTGTCAGCTACCTACACTTTTTTCGACCCGGAGTTGGCCACCCGAAGCCTGGGAACCTACGCCATCCTGTGGGAGGTGGAACGGGCGCGCCAGCAGGGCAAGGGTTACCTCTATCTGGGATATTGGATCGCCAACTGTCGAAAAATGCTCTACAAGAGCCGGTTTCGTCCCATGGAGGCTTTCGACGACTCCGTTTGGAAGGAACTTGTCGAACCGAGCCTGCATTCTCAACCCCCGGATATTCCCCTCTCTCGGTGA